TTCACGAGGAACAATTTCTCTGTAGCACGCGTGAAAGCTGTATAGAGCCAGTGGATATAGTCAGGCGTAAGCATGTCGTCGGTCATATATCCTTGGTCGATATACACGTGTGCCCACTGCCCACCTTGCGCCTTATGACAGGTCACGGCATAGGCATATTTAATCTGCAAAGCATTGAAATATTCATCTTGTTTGAGTTTAGCCATGCGGTCACGCTTTAGGGGAATGTCGGCATAATCCTCCATCACAGCCTCATAAAGCTGCTCCTGTTGCTCATGAGTCAAGGCAGGAGCCTCCGTGGTCAGCGTGTCGAGAATAACCGTTTGCTGCATTTCAAAATCGTCGTAATCGGGAAATTGCAACCAAACATCAGCGAAACGGAAACCAAACAACTCGCGTATATTGCGCACACGTTGCACCTTTACGCGGTCACCATTGGCTATGAAAGCCAGCTGACCATGGTCGCCTTGCGGTTTATCAAGATATTTATTCTTGACCACCATCAGCAGATCTCCGGTACAAAGTTCGTCTTCACGGTCGAGCACTGTAGCCCGAATGCCTTGGTTGTAGACGTTGGCTCGCTTGTTACTCCGCGTAACCACCATGGTTTCGTCCATGCCCACATCGGCGTAACTGCTGCTAATGCGCTCCACAAGTTCGTCACCCGGCACCATGACAATATCTGCAAACCCCTTGAAACGAATGCGGGGAAGCCCTACTTTTAACAAGTTATCACAAGAAAACTCGCTAAAATCAAGCCCACTATTTGATGCTGTCTGAACTTTCCCTTTCCTTGGAGAAAAACTTGAGTTGAGCCTACTTTCACCCATATTACTATCTATAAGCCCACTATCTGACTGCAACAGAACCTCCCCTCTCCTTGGAGAGGGGGCGGGGGTGAGGCTTCTTATATACGTTGCATTCACCAAAATCCCACTATCTTGGCTCTGCCTGAGCACCTCCCTCAAGTCACATTCATAGACTTTCAGCCCCATAGCCTCAAGAACCTCGGCATGAAGTGCAGGCGCTTCTTCCTCACCTACAGGCGGCAACTGGGCACAATCGCCCACCAACAACATATGGCAATTCTGTCCATTATAGACAAACTGCACCAGATCGGAGAGCAAATCGCCCGTTCCGAAGTCGCTCGTCATTCCCCCACCTCTGCCTATCATCGA
The nucleotide sequence above comes from Segatella oris. Encoded proteins:
- a CDS encoding ATP-dependent RecD-like DNA helicase — its product is MSAKLQKTFYVIALKIQEFIDEVVREFGFTPTHDQLNALETFACFLADREQNCVMVMRGSAGTGKTSLAGAMVRTFTRLGQKLLLMAPTGRAAKVFAMNSGHTAFTIHRKIYREKSYSGIGGQFNLNDNMHKNTLFMIDEASMIGRGGGMTSDFGTGDLLSDLVQFVYNGQNCHMLLVGDCAQLPPVGEEEAPALHAEVLEAMGLKVYECDLREVLRQSQDSGILVNATYIRSLTPAPSPRRGEVLLQSDSGLIDSNMGESRLNSSFSPRKGKVQTASNSGLDFSEFSCDNLLKVGLPRIRFKGFADIVMVPGDELVERISSSYADVGMDETMVVTRSNKRANVYNQGIRATVLDREDELCTGDLLMVVKNKYLDKPQGDHGQLAFIANGDRVKVQRVRNIRELFGFRFADVWLQFPDYDDFEMQQTVILDTLTTEAPALTHEQQEQLYEAVMEDYADIPLKRDRMAKLKQDEYFNALQIKYAYAVTCHKAQGGQWAHVYIDQGYMTDDMLTPDYIHWLYTAFTRATEKLFLVNWPKAQTEEANHSS